One genomic segment of Cygnus olor isolate bCygOlo1 chromosome 20, bCygOlo1.pri.v2, whole genome shotgun sequence includes these proteins:
- the GIT1 gene encoding ARF GTPase-activating protein GIT1 isoform X3 gives MSRKAQRAEVCADCSAPDPGWASINRGVLICDECCSVHRSLGRHISIVKHLRHSPWPATLLQMVHTLASNGANSIWEHSLLDPAQVQSGRRKANPQDKVHPTKSEFIRAKYQMLAFVHKLPCRDDDGVTAKDLSKQLHSSVRTGNLETCLRLLSLGAQANFFHPEKGTTPLHVAAKAGQILQAELLVVYGADPGAPDVNGRTPIDYARQAAQHELAERLVECQYELTDRLAFYLCGRKPDHKNGHYIIPQMADRVRPKCMAQSLDLSELAKAAKKKLQALSNRLFEELAMDVYDEVDRRENDAVWLTTQNHSTLVTERSAVPFLPVNPEYSATRNQGRQKLARFNAREFATLLIDILGEAKRRQQGKSLLSPTGDLDFSLRSQSDLDDQHDYDSVASDEDTDQELLRNASRNNRARSMDSSDLSDGPITLQEYLEVKKALAASEAKVQQLMKVNNSLSDELRRLQREIHKLQSENTQIRQQTGPPHPAPAPSERPEHGHPPGTAPPHRRDRQAFSMYEPGSALKPFGQPVEELVTRLQPFGSSMRKGPSASSMPFPPSSPLLSCPPDGARHMSKLDRHGSGTDSDYDNTQAGEILLGMEGKRFVELSKDEDFPHELDPLDGELDPGLPSTEDVILKTEQVTKNIQELLRAAQESKHDSFVPCSEKIHLAVTEMASLFPKKPALETVRSSLRLLNASAYRLQSECRKTVPPEPGAAVDYQLLTQQVIQCAYDIAKAAKQLVTITTREKKQ, from the exons ACCCCGGCTGGGCCTCCATCAACCGCGGCGTCCTCATCTGCGACGAGTGCTGCAGCGTGCACCGCAGCCTGGGCCGCCACATCTCCATCGTCAAGCACCTGCGCCACAGCCCCTGGCCCGCCACCCTGCTCCAG ATGGTGCACACCTTAGCCAGCAACGGGGCCAACTCCATCTGGGAGCACTCGCTGCTGGATCCGGCCCAGGTGCAGAGCGGGCGCCGCAAGGCCAACCCGCAGGACAAAGTGCA ccccaccaaGTCGGAGTTCATCCGCGCCAAGTACCAGATGCTGGCCTTCGTCCACAAGCTGCCCTGCCGGGACGACGACGGCGTCACCGCCAAGGACCTCAGCAAG CAATTGCACTCCAGCGTGCGGACGGGCAACCTGGAGACCTGCCTGCGCCTGCTCTCGCTGGGGGCTCAGGCCAACTTCTTCCACCCG GAGAAGGGCACCACGCCGCTGCACGTGGCGGCCAAGGCCGGGCAGatcctgcaggcagagctgctggtggtcTACGGCGCCGACCCCGGGGCGCCCGACGTGAACGGCCGGACCCCCATCGACTACGCCAG GCAGGCGGCCCAGCACGAGCTGGCGGAGCGGCTGGTGGAGTGCCAGTACGAGCTGACCGACCGGCTGGCCTTCTACCTCTGCGGCAGGAAGCCGG ACCACAAGAACGGGCACTACATCATCCCGCAGATGGCAGACAG GGTGCGCCCAAAGTGCATGGCACAGAG CCTGGACCTCTCTGAGCTGGCCAAGGCGGCGAAGAAGAAGCTGCAGGCG ctcagcaacCGCCTCTTCGAGGAGCTGGCCATGGACGTGTACGACGAGGTGGATCGCCGGGAGAACGACGCGG TGTGGCTGACGACGCAGAACCACAGCACTCTGGTGACGGAGCGCAGCGCCGTCCCCTTCCTCCCCGTCAACCCCGAGTACTCGGCCACCCGCAACCAG GGCCGGCAGAAGTTGGCTAGGTTCAACGCCAGGGAGTTCGCCACGCTGCTCATCGACATCCTCGGGGAGGCCAAGCGCCGGCAGCAAGGGAAGAGCCTGCTGAGCCCCACGGGCGACCTCGACTTCTCCCTGCGGAGCCAGAGCGACCTGGACGACCAGCACGACTACGACAGCGTCGCCTCCGACGAGGACACGGACCAGGAGCTGCTGCGCAACGCCTCCCGCAACAACCGTGCCCGG AGCATGGACTCCTCGGACCTGTCGGATGGCCCCATCACGCTGCAGGAGTACCTGGAGGTGAAGAAGGCCCTGGCCGCCTCGGAGGCCAAGGTGCAGCAGCTGATGAAGGTGAACAACAGCCTGAGCGATGAGCTGCGCCGGCTGCAGCGCGAG ATCCACAAGCTGCAGTCGGAAAACACGCAGATCCGGCAGCAGACGGGGCCCCCGcacccggccccggcccccagcGAGCGCCCGGAGCACGGGCAcccccccggcacggcccccccGCACCGCCGGGACCGCCAGGCCTTCTCCATGTACGAGCCCGGCTCGGCGCTGAAACCTTTCGGGCAGCCGGTGGAGGAGCTGGTGaccaggctgcagcccttcGGCAGCAGC ATGCGGAAAGGTCCGTCGGCCTCCTCCATGCCCTTTCCCCCATCCTCCCCGCTGCTCTCCTGCCCGCCTGATGGTGCCCGGCACATG AGCAAACTGGACCGGCACGGCAGCGGCACCGACAGCGACTACGACAACACCCAGGCGGGCGAGATCCTGCTTGG CATGGAGGGGAAGCGTTTCGTGGAGCTGAGCAAGGACGAGGACTTCCCCCACGAGCTGGACCCGCTGGACGGGGAGCTGGATCCCGGGCTGCCCAGCACGGAGGACGTCATCCTCAAAACCGAGCAGGTCACCAAGAAcatccaggagctgctgcgggCTGCCCAGGAGTCCAAGCACGACAG CTTTGTGCCCTGCTCGGAGAAGATCCACTTGGCCGTGACGGAGATGGCATCGCTCTTCCCCAAG AAGCCGGCGCTGGAGACGGTGCGGAGCTCGCTGCGGCTGCTCAACGCCAGCGCCTACCGGCTGCAGAGCGAGTGCCGCAAGACCGTGCCCCCCGAGCCGGGCGCCGCCGTGGACTACCAGCTCCTGACGCAGCAGGTCATCCAGTGTGCCTACGACATCGCCAAGGCCGCCAAGCAGCTGGTCACCATCACCACCCGCGAGAAGAAGCAGTGA
- the GIT1 gene encoding ARF GTPase-activating protein GIT1 isoform X1, with amino-acid sequence MSRKAQRAEVCADCSAPDPGWASINRGVLICDECCSVHRSLGRHISIVKHLRHSPWPATLLQMVHTLASNGANSIWEHSLLDPAQVQSGRRKANPQDKVHPTKSEFIRAKYQMLAFVHKLPCRDDDGVTAKDLSKQLHSSVRTGNLETCLRLLSLGAQANFFHPEKGTTPLHVAAKAGQILQAELLVVYGADPGAPDVNGRTPIDYARQAAQHELAERLVECQYELTDRLAFYLCGRKPDHKNGHYIIPQMADRVRPKCMAQSLDLSELAKAAKKKLQALSNRLFEELAMDVYDEVDRRENDAVWLTTQNHSTLVTERSAVPFLPVNPEYSATRNQGRQKLARFNAREFATLLIDILGEAKRRQQGKSLLSPTGDLDFSLRSQSDLDDQHDYDSVASDEDTDQELLRNASRNNRARSMDSSDLSDGPITLQEYLEVKKALAASEAKVQQLMKVNNSLSDELRRLQREIHKLQSENTQIRQQTGPPHPAPAPSERPEHGHPPGTAPPHRRDRQAFSMYEPGSALKPFGQPVEELVTRLQPFGSSEAEDEALYSMHIPASVYRMRKGPSASSMPFPPSSPLLSCPPDGARHMSKLDRHGSGTDSDYDNTQAGEILLGMEGKRFVELSKDEDFPHELDPLDGELDPGLPSTEDVILKTEQVTKNIQELLRAAQESKHDSFVPCSEKIHLAVTEMASLFPKKPALETVRSSLRLLNASAYRLQSECRKTVPPEPGAAVDYQLLTQQVIQCAYDIAKAAKQLVTITTREKKQ; translated from the exons ACCCCGGCTGGGCCTCCATCAACCGCGGCGTCCTCATCTGCGACGAGTGCTGCAGCGTGCACCGCAGCCTGGGCCGCCACATCTCCATCGTCAAGCACCTGCGCCACAGCCCCTGGCCCGCCACCCTGCTCCAG ATGGTGCACACCTTAGCCAGCAACGGGGCCAACTCCATCTGGGAGCACTCGCTGCTGGATCCGGCCCAGGTGCAGAGCGGGCGCCGCAAGGCCAACCCGCAGGACAAAGTGCA ccccaccaaGTCGGAGTTCATCCGCGCCAAGTACCAGATGCTGGCCTTCGTCCACAAGCTGCCCTGCCGGGACGACGACGGCGTCACCGCCAAGGACCTCAGCAAG CAATTGCACTCCAGCGTGCGGACGGGCAACCTGGAGACCTGCCTGCGCCTGCTCTCGCTGGGGGCTCAGGCCAACTTCTTCCACCCG GAGAAGGGCACCACGCCGCTGCACGTGGCGGCCAAGGCCGGGCAGatcctgcaggcagagctgctggtggtcTACGGCGCCGACCCCGGGGCGCCCGACGTGAACGGCCGGACCCCCATCGACTACGCCAG GCAGGCGGCCCAGCACGAGCTGGCGGAGCGGCTGGTGGAGTGCCAGTACGAGCTGACCGACCGGCTGGCCTTCTACCTCTGCGGCAGGAAGCCGG ACCACAAGAACGGGCACTACATCATCCCGCAGATGGCAGACAG GGTGCGCCCAAAGTGCATGGCACAGAG CCTGGACCTCTCTGAGCTGGCCAAGGCGGCGAAGAAGAAGCTGCAGGCG ctcagcaacCGCCTCTTCGAGGAGCTGGCCATGGACGTGTACGACGAGGTGGATCGCCGGGAGAACGACGCGG TGTGGCTGACGACGCAGAACCACAGCACTCTGGTGACGGAGCGCAGCGCCGTCCCCTTCCTCCCCGTCAACCCCGAGTACTCGGCCACCCGCAACCAG GGCCGGCAGAAGTTGGCTAGGTTCAACGCCAGGGAGTTCGCCACGCTGCTCATCGACATCCTCGGGGAGGCCAAGCGCCGGCAGCAAGGGAAGAGCCTGCTGAGCCCCACGGGCGACCTCGACTTCTCCCTGCGGAGCCAGAGCGACCTGGACGACCAGCACGACTACGACAGCGTCGCCTCCGACGAGGACACGGACCAGGAGCTGCTGCGCAACGCCTCCCGCAACAACCGTGCCCGG AGCATGGACTCCTCGGACCTGTCGGATGGCCCCATCACGCTGCAGGAGTACCTGGAGGTGAAGAAGGCCCTGGCCGCCTCGGAGGCCAAGGTGCAGCAGCTGATGAAGGTGAACAACAGCCTGAGCGATGAGCTGCGCCGGCTGCAGCGCGAG ATCCACAAGCTGCAGTCGGAAAACACGCAGATCCGGCAGCAGACGGGGCCCCCGcacccggccccggcccccagcGAGCGCCCGGAGCACGGGCAcccccccggcacggcccccccGCACCGCCGGGACCGCCAGGCCTTCTCCATGTACGAGCCCGGCTCGGCGCTGAAACCTTTCGGGCAGCCGGTGGAGGAGCTGGTGaccaggctgcagcccttcGGCAGCAGC GAGGCGGAGGACGAGGCTCTGTACTCCATGCACATCCCGGCCAGCGTGTACCGG ATGCGGAAAGGTCCGTCGGCCTCCTCCATGCCCTTTCCCCCATCCTCCCCGCTGCTCTCCTGCCCGCCTGATGGTGCCCGGCACATG AGCAAACTGGACCGGCACGGCAGCGGCACCGACAGCGACTACGACAACACCCAGGCGGGCGAGATCCTGCTTGG CATGGAGGGGAAGCGTTTCGTGGAGCTGAGCAAGGACGAGGACTTCCCCCACGAGCTGGACCCGCTGGACGGGGAGCTGGATCCCGGGCTGCCCAGCACGGAGGACGTCATCCTCAAAACCGAGCAGGTCACCAAGAAcatccaggagctgctgcgggCTGCCCAGGAGTCCAAGCACGACAG CTTTGTGCCCTGCTCGGAGAAGATCCACTTGGCCGTGACGGAGATGGCATCGCTCTTCCCCAAG AAGCCGGCGCTGGAGACGGTGCGGAGCTCGCTGCGGCTGCTCAACGCCAGCGCCTACCGGCTGCAGAGCGAGTGCCGCAAGACCGTGCCCCCCGAGCCGGGCGCCGCCGTGGACTACCAGCTCCTGACGCAGCAGGTCATCCAGTGTGCCTACGACATCGCCAAGGCCGCCAAGCAGCTGGTCACCATCACCACCCGCGAGAAGAAGCAGTGA
- the ABHD15 gene encoding protein ABHD15 → MLSPEGLVAVAAVVTCLGYLAWHLLCGRLEVPRGLEDEEEEEEGTPILTEDGVVCCRLLCKPSALAQHLERSLGRSAALRGGPWPWPRWPRLRLLQQLLPPPQPAPAVVREHLQVPDGGLVALDWLVGPRGAGGRRRGSGGPPSPVLLLIPNAAGKVPGGLLQLGCRALELGYVPVVFNRRGHNGCPLATPRLQPFGDPGDLREAVAYVCCRHPAAPLLAVSEGSGSGLLLAYLGESGSSSRLAAAACLSPVFRARDWFEAPLPRLYEWPLLLHLKRGLSRYAGALAEAVDVAKLLGSRSLRELEEALFCGTESSPASWEAYWERNEPLRDADEVAVPVLCVCSADDPVRGPPARTLPVELFRSSPYFFLLLTPRGGHCGFPQRGPGRCWGHEAVLEYFRAIGEFLRAEERRTGVLQPRRWGVPLPEPPAFTWQRSYTR, encoded by the exons ATGCTGTCCCCTGAGGGTTTGGTGGCCGTGGCCGCCGTGGTCACTTGCCTGGGCTACCTGGCATGGCACCTTCTGTGTGGGAGGCTGGAGGTGCCCAGAGGTctggaggatgaggaggaggaagaggaggggaccCCCATCCTCACTGAGGACGGCGTGGTGTGCTGCCGGCTGCTGTGCAAGCCCTCGGCGCTGGCCCAGCACCTGGAGCGGAGCTTGGGGCGCTCAGCAGCATTGAGGGGGGGGCCCTGGCCGTGGCCTCGCTGGCCTCGTCTCcgtctgctgcagcagctcctgccgcCCCCCCAGCCGGCACCGGCGGTGGTCCGGGAGCATCTGCAGGTCCCCGACGGCGGCCTGGTGGCCCTGGACTGGCTGGTGGGgccgcggggggccgggggccggcggcggggcagcgggggcccccccagcccggtgCTGCTGCTCATCCCCAACGCCGCCGGCAaggtgccgggggggctcctgcagctgggctgccgGGCGCTGGAGCTCGGCTACGTCCCCGTCGTCTTCAACCGGCGGGGACACAACGGCTGCCCCCTGGCCACCCCCCGGCTCCAGCCCTTCGGGGACCCCGGGGACCTGCGTGAGGCCGTGGCCTACGTGTGCTGCCGGCACCCCGCCGCCCCGCTGCTGGCCGTCAGCGAGGGCTCGGgctcggggctgctgctggcctacCTGGGCGAGAGCGGCTCCTCCAGCCGcctggccgccgccgcctgcctcTCGCCCGTCTTCCGCGCCCGGGACTGGTTCGAGGCCCCGCTGCCCCGGCTCTACGAGTGgccgctgctgctgcacctcaAGCGGGGACTCAGCAG GTACGCGGGCGCCCTGGCCGAGGCGGTGGACGTGGCCAAGCTGCTGGGCAGCCGCtcgctgcgggagctggaggaaGCCCTCTTCTGCGGGACCGAGAGCAGCCCCGCCAGCTGGGAAGCCTACTGGGAGCGCAACGAGCCCCTGCGCGATGCCGACGAGGTGGCCGTGCCCGTGCTGTGCGTCTGCAGCGCCGACGACCCCGTCCGCGGGCCCCCTGCCCGCACGCTGCCCGTGGAGCTGTTCCGCAGCAGCCCCtacttcttcctgctgctcacCCCACGCGGGGGCCACTGCGGCTTCCCCCAGCGTGGCCCCGGGCGATGCTGGGGCCACGAGGCCGTGCTGGAGTACTTCAGGGCCATCGGCGAGTTCCTGCGGGCGGAGGAGCGGAGGAccggggtgctgcagccccgtCGATGGGGGGTtcccctccccgagccccccgcctTCACCTGGCAGCGGTCCTACACCAGGtag
- the GIT1 gene encoding ARF GTPase-activating protein GIT1 isoform X2 — translation MSRKAQRAEVCADCSAPDPGWASINRGVLICDECCSVHRSLGRHISIVKHLRHSPWPATLLQMVHTLASNGANSIWEHSLLDPAQVQSGRRKANPQDKVHPTKSEFIRAKYQMLAFVHKLPCRDDDGVTAKDLSKQLHSSVRTGNLETCLRLLSLGAQANFFHPEKGTTPLHVAAKAGQILQAELLVVYGADPGAPDVNGRTPIDYARQAAQHELAERLVECQYELTDRLAFYLCGRKPDHKNGHYIIPQMADSLDLSELAKAAKKKLQALSNRLFEELAMDVYDEVDRRENDAVWLTTQNHSTLVTERSAVPFLPVNPEYSATRNQGRQKLARFNAREFATLLIDILGEAKRRQQGKSLLSPTGDLDFSLRSQSDLDDQHDYDSVASDEDTDQELLRNASRNNRARSMDSSDLSDGPITLQEYLEVKKALAASEAKVQQLMKVNNSLSDELRRLQREIHKLQSENTQIRQQTGPPHPAPAPSERPEHGHPPGTAPPHRRDRQAFSMYEPGSALKPFGQPVEELVTRLQPFGSSEAEDEALYSMHIPASVYRMRKGPSASSMPFPPSSPLLSCPPDGARHMSKLDRHGSGTDSDYDNTQAGEILLGMEGKRFVELSKDEDFPHELDPLDGELDPGLPSTEDVILKTEQVTKNIQELLRAAQESKHDSFVPCSEKIHLAVTEMASLFPKKPALETVRSSLRLLNASAYRLQSECRKTVPPEPGAAVDYQLLTQQVIQCAYDIAKAAKQLVTITTREKKQ, via the exons ACCCCGGCTGGGCCTCCATCAACCGCGGCGTCCTCATCTGCGACGAGTGCTGCAGCGTGCACCGCAGCCTGGGCCGCCACATCTCCATCGTCAAGCACCTGCGCCACAGCCCCTGGCCCGCCACCCTGCTCCAG ATGGTGCACACCTTAGCCAGCAACGGGGCCAACTCCATCTGGGAGCACTCGCTGCTGGATCCGGCCCAGGTGCAGAGCGGGCGCCGCAAGGCCAACCCGCAGGACAAAGTGCA ccccaccaaGTCGGAGTTCATCCGCGCCAAGTACCAGATGCTGGCCTTCGTCCACAAGCTGCCCTGCCGGGACGACGACGGCGTCACCGCCAAGGACCTCAGCAAG CAATTGCACTCCAGCGTGCGGACGGGCAACCTGGAGACCTGCCTGCGCCTGCTCTCGCTGGGGGCTCAGGCCAACTTCTTCCACCCG GAGAAGGGCACCACGCCGCTGCACGTGGCGGCCAAGGCCGGGCAGatcctgcaggcagagctgctggtggtcTACGGCGCCGACCCCGGGGCGCCCGACGTGAACGGCCGGACCCCCATCGACTACGCCAG GCAGGCGGCCCAGCACGAGCTGGCGGAGCGGCTGGTGGAGTGCCAGTACGAGCTGACCGACCGGCTGGCCTTCTACCTCTGCGGCAGGAAGCCGG ACCACAAGAACGGGCACTACATCATCCCGCAGATGGCAGACAG CCTGGACCTCTCTGAGCTGGCCAAGGCGGCGAAGAAGAAGCTGCAGGCG ctcagcaacCGCCTCTTCGAGGAGCTGGCCATGGACGTGTACGACGAGGTGGATCGCCGGGAGAACGACGCGG TGTGGCTGACGACGCAGAACCACAGCACTCTGGTGACGGAGCGCAGCGCCGTCCCCTTCCTCCCCGTCAACCCCGAGTACTCGGCCACCCGCAACCAG GGCCGGCAGAAGTTGGCTAGGTTCAACGCCAGGGAGTTCGCCACGCTGCTCATCGACATCCTCGGGGAGGCCAAGCGCCGGCAGCAAGGGAAGAGCCTGCTGAGCCCCACGGGCGACCTCGACTTCTCCCTGCGGAGCCAGAGCGACCTGGACGACCAGCACGACTACGACAGCGTCGCCTCCGACGAGGACACGGACCAGGAGCTGCTGCGCAACGCCTCCCGCAACAACCGTGCCCGG AGCATGGACTCCTCGGACCTGTCGGATGGCCCCATCACGCTGCAGGAGTACCTGGAGGTGAAGAAGGCCCTGGCCGCCTCGGAGGCCAAGGTGCAGCAGCTGATGAAGGTGAACAACAGCCTGAGCGATGAGCTGCGCCGGCTGCAGCGCGAG ATCCACAAGCTGCAGTCGGAAAACACGCAGATCCGGCAGCAGACGGGGCCCCCGcacccggccccggcccccagcGAGCGCCCGGAGCACGGGCAcccccccggcacggcccccccGCACCGCCGGGACCGCCAGGCCTTCTCCATGTACGAGCCCGGCTCGGCGCTGAAACCTTTCGGGCAGCCGGTGGAGGAGCTGGTGaccaggctgcagcccttcGGCAGCAGC GAGGCGGAGGACGAGGCTCTGTACTCCATGCACATCCCGGCCAGCGTGTACCGG ATGCGGAAAGGTCCGTCGGCCTCCTCCATGCCCTTTCCCCCATCCTCCCCGCTGCTCTCCTGCCCGCCTGATGGTGCCCGGCACATG AGCAAACTGGACCGGCACGGCAGCGGCACCGACAGCGACTACGACAACACCCAGGCGGGCGAGATCCTGCTTGG CATGGAGGGGAAGCGTTTCGTGGAGCTGAGCAAGGACGAGGACTTCCCCCACGAGCTGGACCCGCTGGACGGGGAGCTGGATCCCGGGCTGCCCAGCACGGAGGACGTCATCCTCAAAACCGAGCAGGTCACCAAGAAcatccaggagctgctgcgggCTGCCCAGGAGTCCAAGCACGACAG CTTTGTGCCCTGCTCGGAGAAGATCCACTTGGCCGTGACGGAGATGGCATCGCTCTTCCCCAAG AAGCCGGCGCTGGAGACGGTGCGGAGCTCGCTGCGGCTGCTCAACGCCAGCGCCTACCGGCTGCAGAGCGAGTGCCGCAAGACCGTGCCCCCCGAGCCGGGCGCCGCCGTGGACTACCAGCTCCTGACGCAGCAGGTCATCCAGTGTGCCTACGACATCGCCAAGGCCGCCAAGCAGCTGGTCACCATCACCACCCGCGAGAAGAAGCAGTGA
- the GIT1 gene encoding ARF GTPase-activating protein GIT1 isoform X4, with amino-acid sequence MSRKAQRAEVCADCSAPDPGWASINRGVLICDECCSVHRSLGRHISIVKHLRHSPWPATLLQMVHTLASNGANSIWEHSLLDPAQVQSGRRKANPQDKVHPTKSEFIRAKYQMLAFVHKLPCRDDDGVTAKDLSKQLHSSVRTGNLETCLRLLSLGAQANFFHPEKGTTPLHVAAKAGQILQAELLVVYGADPGAPDVNGRTPIDYARQAAQHELAERLVECQYELTDRLAFYLCGRKPDHKNGHYIIPQMADSLDLSELAKAAKKKLQALSNRLFEELAMDVYDEVDRRENDAVWLTTQNHSTLVTERSAVPFLPVNPEYSATRNQGRQKLARFNAREFATLLIDILGEAKRRQQGKSLLSPTGDLDFSLRSQSDLDDQHDYDSVASDEDTDQELLRNASRNNRARSMDSSDLSDGPITLQEYLEVKKALAASEAKVQQLMKVNNSLSDELRRLQREIHKLQSENTQIRQQTGPPHPAPAPSERPEHGHPPGTAPPHRRDRQAFSMYEPGSALKPFGQPVEELVTRLQPFGSSMRKGPSASSMPFPPSSPLLSCPPDGARHMSKLDRHGSGTDSDYDNTQAGEILLGMEGKRFVELSKDEDFPHELDPLDGELDPGLPSTEDVILKTEQVTKNIQELLRAAQESKHDSFVPCSEKIHLAVTEMASLFPKKPALETVRSSLRLLNASAYRLQSECRKTVPPEPGAAVDYQLLTQQVIQCAYDIAKAAKQLVTITTREKKQ; translated from the exons ACCCCGGCTGGGCCTCCATCAACCGCGGCGTCCTCATCTGCGACGAGTGCTGCAGCGTGCACCGCAGCCTGGGCCGCCACATCTCCATCGTCAAGCACCTGCGCCACAGCCCCTGGCCCGCCACCCTGCTCCAG ATGGTGCACACCTTAGCCAGCAACGGGGCCAACTCCATCTGGGAGCACTCGCTGCTGGATCCGGCCCAGGTGCAGAGCGGGCGCCGCAAGGCCAACCCGCAGGACAAAGTGCA ccccaccaaGTCGGAGTTCATCCGCGCCAAGTACCAGATGCTGGCCTTCGTCCACAAGCTGCCCTGCCGGGACGACGACGGCGTCACCGCCAAGGACCTCAGCAAG CAATTGCACTCCAGCGTGCGGACGGGCAACCTGGAGACCTGCCTGCGCCTGCTCTCGCTGGGGGCTCAGGCCAACTTCTTCCACCCG GAGAAGGGCACCACGCCGCTGCACGTGGCGGCCAAGGCCGGGCAGatcctgcaggcagagctgctggtggtcTACGGCGCCGACCCCGGGGCGCCCGACGTGAACGGCCGGACCCCCATCGACTACGCCAG GCAGGCGGCCCAGCACGAGCTGGCGGAGCGGCTGGTGGAGTGCCAGTACGAGCTGACCGACCGGCTGGCCTTCTACCTCTGCGGCAGGAAGCCGG ACCACAAGAACGGGCACTACATCATCCCGCAGATGGCAGACAG CCTGGACCTCTCTGAGCTGGCCAAGGCGGCGAAGAAGAAGCTGCAGGCG ctcagcaacCGCCTCTTCGAGGAGCTGGCCATGGACGTGTACGACGAGGTGGATCGCCGGGAGAACGACGCGG TGTGGCTGACGACGCAGAACCACAGCACTCTGGTGACGGAGCGCAGCGCCGTCCCCTTCCTCCCCGTCAACCCCGAGTACTCGGCCACCCGCAACCAG GGCCGGCAGAAGTTGGCTAGGTTCAACGCCAGGGAGTTCGCCACGCTGCTCATCGACATCCTCGGGGAGGCCAAGCGCCGGCAGCAAGGGAAGAGCCTGCTGAGCCCCACGGGCGACCTCGACTTCTCCCTGCGGAGCCAGAGCGACCTGGACGACCAGCACGACTACGACAGCGTCGCCTCCGACGAGGACACGGACCAGGAGCTGCTGCGCAACGCCTCCCGCAACAACCGTGCCCGG AGCATGGACTCCTCGGACCTGTCGGATGGCCCCATCACGCTGCAGGAGTACCTGGAGGTGAAGAAGGCCCTGGCCGCCTCGGAGGCCAAGGTGCAGCAGCTGATGAAGGTGAACAACAGCCTGAGCGATGAGCTGCGCCGGCTGCAGCGCGAG ATCCACAAGCTGCAGTCGGAAAACACGCAGATCCGGCAGCAGACGGGGCCCCCGcacccggccccggcccccagcGAGCGCCCGGAGCACGGGCAcccccccggcacggcccccccGCACCGCCGGGACCGCCAGGCCTTCTCCATGTACGAGCCCGGCTCGGCGCTGAAACCTTTCGGGCAGCCGGTGGAGGAGCTGGTGaccaggctgcagcccttcGGCAGCAGC ATGCGGAAAGGTCCGTCGGCCTCCTCCATGCCCTTTCCCCCATCCTCCCCGCTGCTCTCCTGCCCGCCTGATGGTGCCCGGCACATG AGCAAACTGGACCGGCACGGCAGCGGCACCGACAGCGACTACGACAACACCCAGGCGGGCGAGATCCTGCTTGG CATGGAGGGGAAGCGTTTCGTGGAGCTGAGCAAGGACGAGGACTTCCCCCACGAGCTGGACCCGCTGGACGGGGAGCTGGATCCCGGGCTGCCCAGCACGGAGGACGTCATCCTCAAAACCGAGCAGGTCACCAAGAAcatccaggagctgctgcgggCTGCCCAGGAGTCCAAGCACGACAG CTTTGTGCCCTGCTCGGAGAAGATCCACTTGGCCGTGACGGAGATGGCATCGCTCTTCCCCAAG AAGCCGGCGCTGGAGACGGTGCGGAGCTCGCTGCGGCTGCTCAACGCCAGCGCCTACCGGCTGCAGAGCGAGTGCCGCAAGACCGTGCCCCCCGAGCCGGGCGCCGCCGTGGACTACCAGCTCCTGACGCAGCAGGTCATCCAGTGTGCCTACGACATCGCCAAGGCCGCCAAGCAGCTGGTCACCATCACCACCCGCGAGAAGAAGCAGTGA